A stretch of Roseovarius sp. M141 DNA encodes these proteins:
- a CDS encoding phospholipid-binding protein MlaC, producing the protein MSSNVTRRSILTVGLGAACVAALPRGAMALTKAGARQLVDGLVGEINRVIASRGSSAAMTAGFEAIFRQYGDVDLIARSTLGADANRASAAQMRAFTEAFRGYIARKYGKRFKEFVGGQIEVQGVRTVKSWYEVQGLVNLRGEAPFDVRFLVSDRSGRDLFFDMVIEGISLRLSERTEIGSMLDRRQGNIDALIADLRQAG; encoded by the coding sequence ATGAGCAGTAATGTCACCCGCCGCAGCATATTGACCGTCGGCCTTGGCGCAGCCTGCGTCGCCGCATTACCGCGCGGCGCCATGGCCCTGACCAAAGCGGGCGCACGCCAATTGGTCGACGGCCTGGTCGGTGAAATCAATCGCGTCATCGCCTCGCGCGGATCGTCGGCCGCCATGACCGCCGGTTTCGAAGCGATTTTTCGCCAGTACGGGGATGTCGACCTGATCGCGCGCAGCACGCTGGGCGCCGACGCCAACCGCGCCAGTGCGGCCCAGATGCGCGCGTTTACCGAAGCATTCCGTGGCTATATCGCGCGCAAATACGGCAAGCGGTTCAAGGAATTCGTGGGCGGCCAGATCGAGGTGCAGGGCGTGCGCACGGTGAAATCGTGGTACGAAGTCCAAGGCCTTGTGAACCTGCGCGGCGAGGCGCCTTTTGACGTGCGGTTTCTGGTGTCGGACCGGTCGGGACGGGATTTGTTTTTCGACATGGTGATCGAAGGCATCAGCCTGCGCCTGAGCGAGCGGACCGAAATCGGCTCGATGCTGGATCGCAGGCAGGGCAATATCGACGCGCTGATCGCGGATCTGCGTCAGGCGGGATAA